A part of Scleropages formosus chromosome 3, fSclFor1.1, whole genome shotgun sequence genomic DNA contains:
- the asb3 gene encoding ankyrin repeat and SOCS box protein 3, with translation MDFTECHQHTCSVVALATRQADHALVRKLIEEGYGVDVRDNRGWNPLHEAASCGAHKVARLLLGAVRSRCGDGDYVNSRTHDSATPLYLAARQGRFRVARHLLRAGADVNRTTGDGASPLFAAVDGGHRKVAELLVRWGSEVNHAHSVSGWSCLHQAVFRGHPEMVRFLVTVARIDPTDDFEITPLFVAAQYGQRECLDILADAGANINHQSQDLATPLLIASQEGHLSCVTTLLERGANPNLYCNEDKWQLPIHAAAEFGHIGILERLLPVTGRSCDRSPGKVSPVYSAVLGTQVESLQLLLKEGYSPDAQDCGAFGFSSPLAACLFPHYESSAPRQARLHRVPAMVRLLLAAGARVEGEMFGTCLELDLPSVLQLLLANAGLPAGEHLQGLVAAGLKRVSSAARWLPLLLRAGLNPSHFLHPALFEEAKGDVVNFLLEFTNWKRLPLSVLACLSKRQAESTWEPRPHLCLLPPLSHLCRLAVMDTVGSQLLAGEAFVRQLPVPTLLQDFLRFTDVLEAHVLPCQQLPEASDSLGESIGPP, from the exons aTGGACTTCACGGAGTGTCACCAGCACACGTGCTCGGTCGTCGCCTTGGCGACGCGGCAGGCGGACCACGCGCTGGTGAGGAAGCTGATCGAGGAGGGATACGGCGTGGACGTCCGAGACAACCGGGGCTGGAACCCGCTGCACGAGGCGGCCTCCTGCGGCGCCCACAAGGTGGCGCGGCTTCTCCTCGGGGCCG TACGCTCTAGGTGCGGGGACGGCGACTACGTGAACTCCCGGACGCACGACTCGGCCACGCCCCTCTACCTGGCCGCCAGGCAGGGACGCTTCCGTGTGGCGCGGCACCTCCTCCGGGCCGGAGCTGACGTGAACCGGACCACCGGCGATGGCGCCAGCCCCCTCTTTGCGG CGGTGGACGGTGGACACAGGAAGGTGGCGGAGCTGCTGGTGCGatgggggtcagaggtcaaccACGCCCACTCCGTGTCCGGCTGGAGCTGCTTGCACCAGGCTGTGTTTCGG GGGCACCCAGAAATGGTGAGGTTCCTGGTGACCGTGGCCCGCATCGACCCCACTGATGACTTTGAGATCACGCCCCTGTTTGTGGCAGCGCAGTACGGTCAGAGGGAGTGTCTGGACATCCTGGCGGACGCCG GTGCCAACATCAACCACCAGTCGCAAGACTTGGCCACGCCCCTGCTGATCGCATCGCAGGAGGGACACCTGAGCTGCGTGACCACGTTGCTGGAGCGCGGCGCCAACCCAAACCTCTACTGCAACGAGGATAAGTGGCAGCTGCCCATCCACGCTGCGGCAGAGTTCGGCCACATCGG CATCCTGGAGCGGTTGTTGCCCGTGACGGGCCGATCTTGCGATCGCTCTCCGGGGAAGGTGAGCCCGGTCTACTCAGCCGTTCTTGGAACGCAGGTGGAGAGCCTGCAGCTCCTGCTAAAGGAGGGCTACAGCCCCGACGCCCAGGACTGCGGAGCTTTCGGCTTCTCCTCCCCGCTGGCCGCCTGCCTCTTCCCCCACTACGAAAG CTCCGCCCCCCGGCAAGCCAGGCTGCACCGGGTGCCGGCAATGGTGCGACTCCTCCTGGCTGCGGGGGCCCGGGTCGAGGGGGAGATGTTCGGGACGTGTCTCGAGCTGGACCTGCCCTCcgtcctgcagctgctgctggcgAATGCCGGTCTTCCCGCTGGAGAGCACCTGCAAGGTTTAGTGGCAGCTGGGCTGAAACGCGTCTCCAGCGCCGCGCGCTGGCTCCCCCTGCTGCTCCGGGCCGGTCTTAACCCCTCGCACTTCCTGCACCCTGCCCT GTTTGAGGAGGCCAAGGGTGATGTCGTTAACTTCCTTCTGGAGTTCACTAATTGGAAGAGGCTGCCCCTGTCCGTTCTGGCCTGTCTGTCAAAGCGGCAGGCGGAGTCTACCTGGGAGCCCCGCCCACACCTCT GTTTGCTGCCCCCCCTGAGCCACTTGTGTCGACTTGCTGTGATGGACACGGTGGGCAGCCAGTTGCTGGCCGGGGAGGCCTTTGTGCGCCAGCTGCCAGTGCCCACCCTCCTCCAGGACTTCCTGCGCTTCACTGACGTCCTGGAGGCCCACGTCTTGCCCTGCCAGCAGCTACCGGAGGCGAGCGACAGTCTCGGGGAGAGTATCGGCCCCCCCTAG
- the LOC108940460 gene encoding proteasome activator complex subunit 4B-like: MSGCCAAGREPAALAPQKELLYNALLPYAARLEPESARLLSAIRCGLGRAVVLRELWPGALFWTRRLSTYLRLYGRKFSKDDHVLFIKLVYELVTIPRLEISMMQGFARLLINLLKKKELLSRDDLELPWRPLYNLYERILYSKTEHLGLNWFPNSIESVLKMLVKSCRPYFRESSTQEMLEEWRPLLCPFDVTMQKAIGYLELFLPTLLPPESHHKGFKLWFNELMDLWMSVQNLPGWEGNLVNLFARLASDNIGYIDWDPYIPTIFTRILRSLNLPVGSGQVMTSRSLSSAYDIGHVVLWVSSMLGGPSKKAQKHLNALFDSIASFFHPSNNGRWLVKLMKLLQRLPASVVRRLHRERYKKPSWMTPVLESHKLTEKDITDFVECMKQPVLLAMFSKTGSLDAAQALQNLALMRPELVIPPVLEKTYPAMETLTEPHQLTATLSCMIAVARSLVSGGPYYLEGPIHVLPLLMRALPGVDPNDFSKCMITFQFIATFSTLVPLVDCSSALQERSDLTEVERELCSASAEFEDFVLQFMDKCFALIDSSTLEQTRGEFETEKMTHLESLVELGLSSTFSTILTQCSLDIFKVALQKVFSYATSNIFEMRVAGRMVADLCRAAAKCRPTESLKLFVPHCCHVISQITANEDILSEEELDKELLWNLQLLSEVTRVDGAELLAYSTELLKVLQVTLQLKSKQGYTLACSLLHHILRSTALIYPTDYCSVPGGFERPFDTYLPIHDWGRPGDLHNLQIQWHVPSTEETTFIFYLLDLLLRPELLRLQRHVKGEETMSREDVLHSLTIVQHCLLGAGGLLPPLDGPVVSGLVSSMVSLKDIEIWTGVEYDLSRENYREMIYSMLRQLLRHILAHSEDDTKSLFLIIKIIGDLLLYKGSQKSEFDSRWKSFSLVKKSMEDRLHGRKRHIRALLIDRVMLQHEMRKLTVEGCQYKTVHQELLRDLLRLSTSTYSQVRSKAQTMLFTALGTYNFCCRDLIPQVLEYLKPNRDDVTQQQFKGALYCLLGSNSSVCMANLHDWDCIGLTWPALVQSGLSKAMSLEKPSVVRLFDDLADKVHRQYETIGLDFGVPEAAVILADALMRSGSPASTLAMPTAQELEEGQQHQQEKNLDSEQKYEKLINNLLECLQERDLPWKFEQIAVGFLSLLLRDDHPLPSSAIHFFVQSLNHDSLAVRKVAISAVAGILKQLKRPHKKVPVHPCEISGVSEPDELVAGDRPDNRWLQYDSSHLPRSQQDWERCRFVEKTHWGYYGWPRKLMMYCPSEKTMQCITRKEMCEREQIIYDHFSDSVFIDQLIRFLSLEDRKGKDKFNPRRFCLFKGLFRNFGDDFLPLLRPHMERLVADTHESPQRCVAEIIAGLIRGSKHWSYSKVESLWEVLCPLIRTALSNITVETYADWGTCIATACESRDPRKLHWLFEMLMESPVSGEGGSFVDACRLYVLQGGLAQQEWRVSELLHRLLEYLEPKLTQVYKNVRERIGSVLTYIFMMDVDLPRTCPTLSPRISDFTDRVLTCLKPLLEADGEIQNHVADENGEEAQDERTQAVKLLKTVLKWLISSAGRSFSSSASRQVKLLPLLFKIARVENDNSFDELKRDAKSCLTLMSQGLLYPEQIPQVLRTLQEIAGSSSWNARYLVLTYLQVMVFCNLFTFLSSEEAVKNVRTLVIRLLEDEQLEVREMAATTLSGFLQCHFLCMDAAMQEHFETQCKTRLPKKRKRELGSAVDTIPPADLVRRHAGVLGLSACILSSPYDVPTWMPQLLMDLSSHLNDTQPIEMTVKKTLTNFRRTHHDNWQEHRQQFTDDQLLVLTDLLVSPCYYA, from the exons ATGAGCGGTTGCTGCGCGGCGGGGCGCGAGCCGGCGGCTCTCGCGCCCCAGAAGGAGCTCCTGTACAACGCGCTGCTGCCGTACGCCGCCCGCCTCGAGCCCGAGTCCGCGCGCCTTCTGTCCGCCATCCGCTGCGGCCTGGGCCGCGCGGTGGTGCTGCGCGAGCTGTGGCCCGGCGCGCTGTTCTGGACCCGGCGGCTCTCCAC CTACCTGCGGCTCTACGGAAGGAAGTTCAGCAAAGATGACCATGTGCTGTTCATTAAGCTGGTCTATGAGCTGGTGACCATTCCCAGACTAGAGATCAGTATGATGCAGGGGTTTGCTCGCCTCCTCATCAACCTTCTCAA GAAGAAGGAGCTGTTGTCACGGGATGACCTAGAGCTGCCGTGGAGACCGCTATACAATCTGTATGAAAGGATCCTCTACTCCAAAACGGAGCATCTGGGCCTCAACTGGTTCCCAAA CTCAATTGAGAGCGTGCTCAAGATGCTGGTGAAGAGCTGCAGACC GTATTTCAGAGAATCCTCCACTCAAGAGATGCTGGAGGAGTGGCGACCGCTGCTTTGCCCCTTTGATGTCACCATGCAGAAGGCCATTGGCTACCTCGAACTGTTTCTGCCCACCCTCCTGCCCCCGGAGAGCCACCACAAGGGTTTCAA GCTCTGGTTCAATGAGTTGATGGACCTGTGGATGTCCGTTCAGAACCTGCCTGGGTGGGAGGGG AATCTAGTGAATCTATTCGCTCGACTGGCCAGTGACAACATCGGCTACATTGACTGGGACCCATATATTCCCACG ATCTTCACCAGAATCCTCCGGAGTTTGAACCTGCCAGTGGGGAGTGGCCAGGTGATGACCTCCAGGTCCTTGAGCAGTGCCTACGACATTGGCCACGTGGTGCTCTGGGTGTCCTCCATGCTG GGTGGACCCAGTAAGAAGGCACAGAAGCATCTGAACGCCCTTTTTGACAGCATTGCCTCGTTCTTCCACCCTTCCAATAATGGCCGCTGGCTG GTGAAGCTAATGAAGCTCCTTCAGCGCCTCCCAGCCAGTGTGGTTCGGCGGCTGCACCGCGAGCGCTATAAGAAACCGAGCTGGATGACCCCGGTGCTGGAAAGTCACAAGCTTACGGAGAAAGACATCACAGACTTTGTGGAGTGCATGAAGCAGCCGGTGCTGCTGGCCATGTTCAGCAAGACCGGCAGCCTGGATGCTGCCCAGGCCCTACAGAATCTGGCGCTGATGAGGCCCGAGTTAGTCATCCCACCTGTGCTGGAAAA GACATACCCTGCTATGGAGACACTAACAGAGCCACACCAGCTGACAGCAACCCTCAGCTGCATGATTGCTGTGGCGCGCAGCCTGGTATCTGGGGGCCCTTATTACCTTGAGGGCCCTATACATGTGCTGCCCCTTTTAATGAGAGCACTGCCAGGCGTTGACCCCAACGACTTCAGCAAGTGTATG ATAACTTTCCAATTCATTGCAACGTTCTCAACCCTGGTGCCTTTGGTTGACTGCTCGTCAGCCCTGCAGGAGCGCAGTGACCTGACCGAG GTAGAGCGTGAGCTCTGTTCCGCCTCCGCAGAGTTTGAGGACTTCGTTCTGCAGTTTATGGACAA GTGCTTTGCACTCATTGACAGCAGCACACTGGAGCAGACCCGCGGAGAGTTTGAGACGGAGAAGATGACACATCTGGAGAGCCTGGTGGAGCTAGGCCTGTCATCCACTTTCAGCACGATCCTCACACAGTGCTCCTTGGACATCTTCAAG GTCGCTCTGCAGAAGGTCTTCAGTTATGCCACCAGCAACATCTTCGAGATGCGAGTAGCAGGCCGCATGGTGGCTGACCTGTGCCGAGCTGCAGCCAAG TGCCGCCCTACAGAGTCTCTCAAGCTTTTTGTGCCACACTGCTGCCATGTCATTTCCCAGATCACGGCTA acgaggacatcctcagtgaAGAGGAGCTGGACAAGGAGCTGCTGTGGAACCTGCAACTGCTTTCAGAG GTGACCCGAGTGGATGGAGCCGAGCTCCTGGCTTACAGCACTGAGCTGCTGAAGGTTCTACAGGTGACGTTGCAGCTGAAGAGCAAGCAGGGCTACACCCTGGCCTgcagcctgctgcaccacattCTGCGTTCCACCGCCCTCATCTACCCCACAGACTACTGCAGCGTTCCAGGAGGCTTTGAGCGCCCCTTTGACACCTATCTGCCCATCCAT GACTGGGGCCGCCCTGGCGACCTGCACAACTTGCAGATCCAGTGGCATGTGCCCAGCACAGAGGAGACAACCTTCATCTTCTACCTGTTGGACTTGCTGCTGCGGCCAGAGCTCCTGCGTCTTCAGAGACATGTCAAGGGCGAGGAGACTATGAGCAG GGAAGACGTCCTGCATAGTCTGACTATCGTGCAGCACTGTCTCCTGGGAGCTGGGGGCTTACTGCCCCCCCTTGATGGACCAGTGGTGTCAGGCCT GGTGTCCAGCATGGTGAGTCTAAAGGACATTGAGATCTGGACTGGGGTAGAGTACG ATCTCTCCAGGGAGAACTATAGGGAGATGATCTACAGTATGCTGAGACAACTCCTGC GTCACATTCTTGCACACTCTGAGGACGACACCAAGTCTCTCTTCCTTATCATCAAG ATCATTGGTGACCTGCTACTCTACAAAGGCTCCCAGAAGAGTGAATTTGATTCTCGGTGGAAGAGCTTCAGCCTGGTGAAGAAGTCTATGGAAGACCGG CTCCATGGAAGGAAGCGACACATACGAGCTCTGCTGATTGACAGAGTGATGCTACAGCATGAG ATGAGAAAGCTGACAGTAGAGGGCTGTCAGTATAAGACAGTTCACCAGGAGCTGCTGCGAGACCTACTGAGACTGTCCACTAGCACTTATAGTCAG GTGCGGAGCAAAGCTCAAACCATGTTGTTCACAGCGCTGGGTACCTACAACTTCTGCTGCCGGGACCTGATCCCCCAAGTCCTGGAGTATCTCAAGCCAAACCGGGATGATGTCACGCAGCAGCAGTTCAAG GGTGCCCTTTACTGTCTGCTGGGGAGCAACAGCAGTGTATGCATGGCCAACTTACATGACTGGGACTGCATCGGACTCACTTGGCCAGCACTGGTCCAGTCTGGCCTCAGCAAGGCCATGTCCTTAGAGAAGCCTTCCGTTGTGCGTCTCTTCGATGACCTCGCTGACAAGGTCCACCGACAGTATGAGACCATTGGCCTTGACTTTGGG GTGCCAGAGGCTGCTGTTATCTTGGCAGATGCACTTATGAGGTCTGGAAGCCCTGCCTCTACTCTGGCCATGcctacagcccaggaactgGAGGAAGGCCAACAGCATCAGCAGGAAAAGAACCTGGACTCTGAGCA GAAATATGAAAAGCTGATCAATAATCTTCTGGAATGCCTCCAAGAAAGAGATTT GCCCTGGAAGTTTGAGCAGATTGCTGTTGGCTTCCTGTCGCTGCTGCTGAGGGACGACCACCCCCTGCCCTCTTCTGCCATTCACTTCTTTGTCCAGAGCCTTAACCATGACTCGCTTGCTGTGCGCAAG GTGGCGATCTCGGCTGTGGCCGGAATCTTGAAGCAGCTGAAGAGGCCTCACAAAAAAGTTCCTGTGCATCCCTGTGAAATTA GTGGCGTGAGTGAGCCAGACGAGTTGGTGGCAGGAGACAGGCCTGATAACCGCTGGCTCCAGTACGACAGCAGTCACCTGCCTCGCAGTCAGCAGGACTGGGAGCGCTGCCGCTTTGTGGAGAAGACGCACTGGGGCTACTATGGCTGGCCGCG GAAGTTGATGATGTACTGTCCCTCTGAGAAGACCATGCAGTGCATCACTCGAAAAGAAATGTGTGAG aggGAGCAGATCATCTATGACCATTTTTCAGATTCTGTGTTCATCGACCAGCTTATCAGGTTCTTGTCCCTGGAAGACCGCAAGGGGAAGGACAAGTTCAACCCCCGGCGCTTCTGCCTCTTCAAG GGGCTGTTCCGAAACTTTGGCGATGACTTTCTGCCCTTGCTGCGGCCTCACATGGAGCGGCTGGTGGCCGACACTCACGAGAGCCCACAACGCTGCGTGGCCGAGATCATTGCGGGGCTGATCCGGGGCTCCAAGCACTGGAGCTACAGTAAG GTGGAAAGCTTGTGGGAGGTGCTGTGCCCCCTTATCCGCACAGCGTTGTCCAACATCACTGTGGAAACCTACGCAGACTGGGGCACCTGCATCGCTACTGCATGC GAGAGCAGAGACCCCCGCAAGCTGCACTGGCTCTTTGAGATGCTGATGGAGTCACCGGTGTCCGGGGAAGGGGGGTCTTTCGTGGATGCCTG CCGCCTCTACGTGCTCCAAGGGGGCCTGGCCCAGCAGGAATGGAGGGTCTCAGAACTCCTCCACCGTTTGTTGGAGTACCTGGAGCCAAAACTCACTCAGGTTTACAAGAACGTTCGTGAGCGTATTGGCAG TGTGCTCACCTACATCTTCATGATGGATGTGGACCTTCCCCGCACGTGCCCCACTCTGTCTCCCCGAATTTCGGACTTCACAGATCGCGTGCTGACCTGTCTCAAGCCCCTTCTGGAGGCCGACGGGGAGATCCAGAACCACGTGGCAGATGAGAACGGGGAGGAGGCACAGGATGAGCGAACGCAGGCCGTCAAGCTACTCAAGACTG TGTTGAAGTGGCTCATATCCAGTGCAGGACGCTCGTTCTCCAGCTCCGCGTCACGGCAAGTGAAGCTACTGCCTCTGCTCTTCAAA ATTGCCCGTGTGGAGAATGACAACAGTTTCGACGAGCTAAAGCGAGATGCCAAATCCTGCCTGACGCTCATGTCCCAGGGGCTGCTGTACCCTGAGCAGATCCCACAGGTGCTGCGCACCCTGCAGGAG ATTGCAGGCAGCAGCTCCTGGAATGCCCGCTACTTGGTGCTCACCTACCTGCAGGTGATGGTCTTCTGTAATCTGTTTACATTCTTGAGCAGCGAGGAGGCTGTGAAAAATGTTCGAACGCTGGTCATCAGGCTGCTGGAGGATGAGCAGCTGGAG GTGCGTGAGATGGCAGCCACCACGCTGAGCGGCTTCCTGCAGTGTCACTTCCTTTGCATGGACGCCGCCATGCAGGAGCACTTTGAGACTCAGTGTAAGACCCGCTTACCCAAGAAGAGGAAGCGAGAGCTGGGATCCGCGGTGGACACTATCCCCCCGGCAG ACCTGGTGCGGCGCCATGCTGGAGTGCTCGGCCTCAGTGCCTGCATCCTGTCCAGCCCATATGATGTCCCTACCTGGATGCCACAGCTGCTCATGGACCTCAGCTCCCATCTGAACGACACACAACCCATAGAG ATGACTGTGAAGAAGACCCTGACAAACTTTCGGCGGACCCATCATGACAACTGGCAGGAGCATAGGCAGCAGTTCACGGACGACCAGCTGCTGGTGCTCACGGACCTGCTGGTGTCACCCTGCTACTACGCCTAG